The following are encoded together in the Mycolicibacterium arabiense genome:
- a CDS encoding mycofactocin-coupled SDR family oxidoreductase: MAAPDGPLKGKVAFITGAARGQGRAHAVRLASDGADVIAVDLCDQIASVPYPMATADDMAATVKLVEDTGARIVATQADVRDRAGLKNALRAGVDELGGRLDIVIANAGIAPMAGENAWHDVIEVNLTGVHHTVDVAMRPMIKAGNGGAIVLISSVMGLVGLGSPFAGSIGYAAAKHGVVGLMRSYANLLSPQNIRVNSVHPAGVRTPMIDNEFTRQWLAEMTGDAEGSQNMAGAANMETVEPEVIAETVAWLVSDTGKHITGVALPVDDGYVNKR, encoded by the coding sequence GTGGCTGCGCCCGACGGCCCGTTGAAGGGCAAGGTCGCGTTCATCACCGGCGCCGCCCGCGGTCAGGGCCGCGCCCATGCCGTGCGGCTGGCGTCCGACGGCGCCGACGTCATCGCCGTCGACCTGTGCGACCAGATCGCCTCGGTCCCCTACCCTATGGCCACGGCCGACGACATGGCCGCCACGGTCAAACTGGTCGAGGACACCGGCGCTCGCATCGTGGCCACCCAGGCGGACGTCCGGGACCGCGCAGGACTCAAGAACGCACTGCGGGCGGGTGTCGACGAACTCGGTGGGCGTCTGGACATCGTGATCGCCAACGCGGGGATTGCGCCGATGGCGGGCGAGAACGCCTGGCACGACGTCATCGAGGTCAACCTGACCGGCGTGCACCACACCGTCGACGTCGCGATGCGCCCGATGATCAAGGCAGGCAACGGCGGGGCGATCGTGCTGATCAGCTCCGTCATGGGCCTCGTCGGCCTCGGCTCACCGTTCGCCGGTTCCATCGGCTATGCGGCGGCCAAGCACGGGGTCGTGGGCCTGATGCGTTCGTATGCGAACCTGTTGTCCCCGCAGAACATCCGGGTCAACTCGGTACATCCGGCCGGGGTTCGCACCCCGATGATCGACAACGAGTTCACCCGGCAGTGGCTCGCCGAGATGACCGGCGACGCCGAGGGCTCGCAGAACATGGCGGGTGCGGCGAACATGGAGACCGTCGAACCCGAGGTCATCGCCGAGACCGTGGCCTGGCTGGTGTCCGACACGGGCAAGCACATCACCGGCGTCGCCCTCCCCGTCGACGACGGCTACGTGAACAAGCGCTGA
- a CDS encoding SAM-dependent methyltransferase yields MSRNPAAATAFGPIVLSAVEQHERADRRLVDDDLAAAFLPLPLRLLVAATRWPRLRRAVIGASERSGPGLWANLTCRKRYVEDNLRHALADVDAVVVLGAGLDTLAYRMARVSDVPVYEVDLPVNVARKHDVVARVLGGPPPSVVLVPIDFERDDLFAVLAAHGYPPDARAFFVWEGVTQYLTESAVRATFAQLAGAPAGSRLDLTYVRADFISGADLYGATSLYRRFRQRRQIWKFGLAPEDAEDFLEGYGWRLVEQLGPNELRERYVRPTGRDLPASEIEWSAYAEKR; encoded by the coding sequence ATGTCGCGAAACCCGGCTGCCGCCACTGCATTCGGACCCATCGTGCTGTCCGCAGTCGAGCAGCACGAGCGAGCAGACCGACGCCTGGTCGACGACGACCTCGCCGCGGCGTTCCTTCCGCTGCCGTTGCGGCTGCTCGTCGCCGCGACCAGATGGCCCCGACTCCGACGTGCCGTGATCGGCGCCTCCGAGCGCTCTGGGCCAGGACTGTGGGCGAACCTGACGTGCCGCAAGCGCTACGTCGAGGACAATCTGCGGCACGCGCTCGCCGACGTCGACGCCGTCGTGGTGCTCGGCGCCGGGCTCGACACACTGGCGTACCGGATGGCCCGGGTGAGCGACGTGCCGGTGTACGAGGTCGACCTGCCGGTCAACGTGGCGCGCAAGCACGACGTCGTCGCCCGTGTCCTCGGCGGCCCGCCACCCTCGGTCGTGCTGGTGCCCATCGACTTCGAGCGTGACGACCTCTTCGCCGTGCTCGCAGCGCACGGCTATCCCCCGGATGCCCGCGCCTTCTTCGTGTGGGAGGGCGTCACCCAGTACCTCACCGAGTCGGCCGTGCGGGCGACGTTCGCCCAGTTGGCCGGTGCGCCCGCGGGCAGCAGGCTCGACCTCACCTACGTCCGGGCGGACTTCATCTCCGGCGCCGACCTCTACGGCGCCACGTCGCTGTACCGGCGGTTCCGGCAGCGCCGTCAGATCTGGAAGTTCGGCCTGGCACCCGAGGACGCCGAGGACTTCCTCGAGGGTTACGGCTGGCGACTGGTCGAACAGCTGGGACCGAACGAACTGCGCGAGCGGTACGTCCGGCCCACCGGACGCGACCTGCCCGCCTCCGAGATCGAGTGGTCGGCGTACGCGGAGAAGCGCTGA
- a CDS encoding SulP family inorganic anion transporter — protein sequence MLRNVFRYDVPASLVVFLVALPLSIGIAVASGAPVVAGLIAAIVGGIVCAVVGGSPLQVSGPAAGLTVVVAELVAQFGWKATCAITAAAGVMQILLGLSRIARAALAIAPIVVHAMLAGIGITIALQQVHVLLGGGPRSNAWENLTALPGQVAAPQWSEVLIGGLVIAVMLLWRFAPGKVRVVPAALVAVVLATSVSYLPGLSTDRITLDESVIDAIGLPEMPEGTWSAIAIAVLTVALIASVESLLSATAVDKMHTGPRTDFNRELVGQGTANVGSGLLGGLPVTGVIVRSTANVSAGAKTRASAALHGVWLLLFSVFLVNVVEMIPNAALAGLLIVIGIQLVKLAHIDLARRTGELVIYCVTLAAVVFLNLLEGVMIGLVLAIAIAAWRIVRVSIVAEDLTDRIETDGPARWHVAITGSCSFLALPRLTAALASIPPGAEVFVDLNVDYLDHAAMDTLTEWIRQRRDKGDEVTVTETGTARMEFAHDRPPRRDTEGRRVISALRSILPPQFAGGVDRFNNGLAPLLRMADADAPHDPHTMLVTCADARILPNLITDSAPGELLNVRNVGNLVGGDLSVESALSYAVERLSVRTIAICGHSGCDAMHDLMHGTARGSMQQWLDHGAESLAAFRDYHPVARAAAEAGFTGADQLSVVNVATQVQAVQRHPQVAERIAEGSVTVVGMFLDLATARLYLVGAEEVTEIDQRGASTAKSATT from the coding sequence TTGTTACGCAATGTTTTTCGATATGATGTCCCAGCGTCGCTGGTGGTTTTCCTTGTCGCACTGCCGTTGTCGATCGGCATCGCCGTGGCCTCCGGCGCACCGGTGGTCGCCGGGCTGATCGCCGCGATCGTCGGCGGCATCGTCTGTGCGGTCGTCGGCGGCTCGCCGCTGCAGGTCTCCGGGCCCGCCGCCGGACTCACCGTCGTCGTGGCCGAACTCGTCGCTCAATTCGGTTGGAAGGCAACGTGCGCCATCACCGCCGCCGCGGGGGTGATGCAGATCCTGCTGGGGCTCAGCCGAATTGCCCGCGCAGCACTGGCCATCGCGCCGATCGTCGTGCACGCGATGCTCGCGGGCATCGGCATCACCATCGCCCTGCAGCAGGTGCACGTCCTGCTCGGCGGCGGCCCGCGCAGCAACGCCTGGGAGAACCTGACGGCACTGCCCGGTCAGGTGGCCGCACCGCAGTGGTCGGAGGTGTTGATCGGTGGTCTGGTCATCGCGGTGATGCTGCTCTGGCGTTTCGCCCCAGGAAAGGTGCGGGTGGTACCCGCGGCGCTCGTCGCCGTGGTGCTGGCCACGTCGGTGAGCTATCTGCCCGGCCTGAGCACCGACCGCATCACGCTCGACGAGTCGGTGATCGACGCGATCGGACTGCCGGAGATGCCGGAGGGCACCTGGAGCGCGATCGCCATCGCGGTACTCACCGTCGCCCTCATCGCGAGCGTCGAGAGCCTGTTGTCGGCGACCGCGGTCGACAAGATGCACACCGGTCCACGCACCGACTTCAACAGGGAACTCGTCGGCCAGGGCACCGCCAACGTCGGCTCCGGACTGCTCGGCGGACTGCCCGTCACGGGCGTGATCGTCCGCAGCACGGCCAACGTCTCGGCAGGTGCCAAGACCCGCGCGTCGGCGGCGCTGCACGGGGTGTGGCTGCTGCTGTTCTCAGTGTTCCTGGTGAACGTCGTCGAGATGATCCCCAATGCCGCACTGGCCGGGCTGCTCATCGTCATCGGCATCCAGCTGGTCAAGCTCGCGCACATCGACCTGGCCCGCCGCACCGGCGAATTGGTCATCTACTGCGTCACGCTGGCGGCCGTCGTCTTCCTCAACCTCCTCGAGGGCGTGATGATCGGACTGGTGCTCGCGATCGCCATCGCCGCGTGGCGGATCGTGCGGGTGTCGATCGTCGCCGAGGACCTGACCGATCGCATCGAGACCGACGGCCCCGCCCGCTGGCACGTCGCGATCACCGGATCGTGCAGCTTCCTGGCCCTGCCGCGGCTGACCGCGGCGCTGGCGAGCATCCCGCCGGGTGCCGAGGTGTTCGTCGACCTCAACGTCGACTACCTGGATCACGCGGCCATGGACACCCTCACGGAGTGGATCCGCCAGCGCCGCGACAAGGGCGACGAGGTGACGGTGACCGAAACTGGAACGGCGCGAATGGAGTTCGCGCACGACCGGCCGCCGCGTCGCGACACCGAGGGCCGGCGGGTGATCTCCGCACTGCGGTCGATCCTGCCGCCTCAGTTCGCCGGCGGCGTCGACCGCTTCAACAACGGACTCGCCCCACTGCTGCGGATGGCCGATGCCGATGCTCCCCACGATCCGCACACGATGCTGGTCACCTGTGCCGACGCCCGGATCCTGCCCAACCTGATCACCGACAGCGCGCCGGGAGAACTGCTCAACGTGCGCAACGTGGGCAACCTGGTGGGCGGTGACCTCTCGGTCGAGTCGGCGCTGAGCTATGCGGTGGAGCGGTTGTCGGTGCGGACCATCGCGATCTGCGGCCACTCCGGCTGCGACGCGATGCACGACCTGATGCACGGCACCGCGCGGGGATCGATGCAGCAGTGGCTCGACCACGGCGCCGAGAGTCTGGCGGCGTTCCGCGACTACCACCCGGTGGCACGTGCCGCCGCCGAGGCCGGCTTCACCGGAGCCGATCAGTTGAGCGTCGTGAACGTGGCGACCCAGGTGCAGGCCGTACAGCGGCACCCTCAGGTGGCCGAGCGGATAGCGGAGGGATCGGTGACGGTCGTCGGCATGTTCCTCGATCTGGCGACCGCGCGGCTCTACCTCGTCGGTGCGGAGGAGGTCACCGAGATCGACCAGCGCGGTGCGAGTACGGCGAAGTCGGCGACGACGTGA
- a CDS encoding FtsK/SpoIIIE family DNA translocase, which translates to MASKTVNRSGSRNTRSGAGSRGASAPKRPAAPRKKPQKRSTGNSAAGSAGAAVGRGARAGWLMLAKGAGSTARSIGRARDLEPGHRRDGIALALLGVAVVIAASSWFDAARPVGGWIDVAVRTLVGSAVVLIPLLLATIAVVLMRTEPQPDIRPRLILGSTMITLPVLGLWHLWAGAPADPVARRGGAGFVGFAIGGPLSDGLTPWIAAPLLVMGALFGVLLITGTTIREVPATLRDLFSTGYRDDDYDDEYSDDLPAHASAKAQDEDFSDGYYDDPAAYSGDEARAWPGAAPASPVAAPVAPPSGGTPYDNYPLEDEAPAAPEPARVAKRKKAPKKQETLVLDRVVEGPYALPSLDLLIAGDPPKLRSAANDAMMDSINSVLQQFKVDAAVTGCTRGPTVTRYEVELGPGVKVEKITALQRNIAYAVATESVRMLAPIPGKSAVGIEVPNTDREMVRLADVLTDPGVRSDHHPLIIGLGKDIEGEMIYANLAKMPHLLVAGSTGSGKSSFVNSMLVSLLTRATPDEVRMVLIDPKMVELTPYEGIPHLITPIITQPKKAAAALAWLVEEMEQRYQDMQASRVRHIDVFNEKVRSGEITTPLGSERVYKPYPYILAIVDELADLMMTAPRDVEEAIVRITQKARAAGIHLVLATQRPSVDVVTGLIKTNVPSRLAFATSSLTDSRVILDQPGAEKLIGMGDGLFLPMGANKPIRLQGAFISDEEIQAVVEATKAQAEPEFIEGVTAAKATGERGDVDPDIGDDMDVLLQAVELVVSSQFGSTSMLQRKLRVGFAKAGRLMDLMETRQIVGPSEGSKAREVLVKPDELAGTLALIRGGADANGADAEEPDF; encoded by the coding sequence ATGGCAAGTAAGACCGTCAACCGATCTGGCTCGCGAAACACCAGGTCGGGGGCGGGTTCCCGAGGCGCCTCGGCACCGAAGCGCCCGGCCGCACCAAGGAAGAAGCCGCAGAAGCGCAGCACGGGCAACTCCGCGGCCGGATCCGCCGGTGCCGCGGTAGGCCGTGGCGCCCGCGCCGGCTGGCTGATGCTCGCCAAGGGCGCGGGCAGCACCGCCCGGTCGATCGGGCGTGCGCGCGACCTCGAGCCGGGCCACCGGCGCGACGGCATCGCGCTGGCCCTGCTCGGCGTCGCCGTCGTGATCGCCGCCAGTTCGTGGTTCGACGCGGCCCGTCCGGTCGGCGGCTGGATCGACGTCGCGGTGCGCACGCTCGTCGGCTCGGCCGTGGTGCTGATTCCGTTGTTGCTCGCGACCATCGCCGTCGTCCTCATGCGCACCGAACCGCAGCCCGACATCCGGCCGCGCCTAATCCTCGGATCGACGATGATCACGCTGCCCGTCCTCGGACTGTGGCACCTCTGGGCCGGCGCCCCGGCCGATCCGGTCGCACGGCGTGGCGGCGCAGGGTTCGTCGGCTTCGCCATCGGCGGCCCGCTCTCCGACGGCCTCACGCCGTGGATCGCCGCGCCGCTGCTCGTGATGGGGGCGCTCTTTGGCGTCCTGCTCATCACCGGCACCACCATCCGCGAGGTACCCGCCACGCTGCGCGACCTCTTCTCGACCGGTTACCGCGACGACGACTACGACGACGAGTACTCCGACGACCTCCCGGCCCACGCATCGGCCAAGGCGCAGGACGAGGACTTCTCCGACGGCTACTACGACGACCCCGCCGCCTACTCCGGCGACGAGGCGCGCGCGTGGCCGGGTGCTGCTCCGGCGTCCCCCGTGGCAGCCCCCGTCGCCCCGCCGTCCGGTGGGACGCCGTACGACAACTACCCGCTCGAGGACGAGGCGCCGGCCGCACCCGAGCCGGCCCGCGTCGCCAAGCGCAAGAAGGCACCCAAGAAGCAGGAGACCCTGGTCCTCGACCGCGTCGTCGAGGGGCCCTACGCATTGCCGTCACTCGACCTGCTGATCGCAGGCGACCCGCCGAAGCTGCGCAGCGCCGCCAACGACGCGATGATGGACTCGATCAACTCGGTGCTGCAGCAGTTCAAGGTGGACGCCGCCGTCACCGGATGCACCCGCGGTCCGACCGTCACCCGTTACGAGGTGGAACTCGGGCCGGGCGTGAAGGTCGAGAAGATCACCGCACTGCAGCGCAACATCGCCTACGCCGTCGCCACCGAGAGCGTCCGCATGCTCGCGCCGATCCCCGGCAAGTCGGCCGTCGGCATCGAGGTGCCCAACACCGACCGCGAGATGGTCCGGCTCGCCGACGTCCTCACCGATCCCGGCGTGCGCAGTGACCACCACCCGCTGATCATCGGCCTCGGCAAGGACATCGAGGGCGAGATGATCTACGCCAACCTCGCCAAGATGCCGCACCTACTGGTCGCGGGCTCGACCGGCTCCGGCAAGTCCAGCTTCGTGAACTCGATGCTGGTCTCGCTACTGACGCGCGCCACGCCCGACGAGGTCAGGATGGTGCTCATCGACCCGAAGATGGTCGAGCTGACCCCGTACGAGGGCATCCCGCACCTCATCACCCCGATCATCACCCAGCCGAAGAAGGCGGCAGCCGCGCTGGCGTGGCTGGTCGAGGAGATGGAGCAGCGCTACCAGGACATGCAGGCGTCCCGCGTCCGGCACATCGACGTGTTCAACGAAAAGGTCCGGTCGGGCGAGATCACGACGCCGCTGGGCAGCGAGCGGGTCTACAAGCCCTACCCCTACATCCTGGCGATCGTCGACGAGCTGGCCGACCTCATGATGACCGCGCCGCGCGACGTGGAAGAGGCCATCGTCCGCATCACGCAGAAGGCCCGTGCCGCGGGCATCCACCTGGTGCTCGCCACGCAGCGGCCGTCGGTCGACGTCGTGACCGGTCTGATCAAGACCAACGTGCCGTCCCGGCTGGCGTTCGCGACGTCGTCGCTGACCGACAGCCGCGTCATCCTCGACCAGCCCGGCGCCGAGAAGCTCATCGGCATGGGCGACGGTCTGTTCCTGCCGATGGGCGCCAACAAGCCGATCCGGCTGCAGGGCGCGTTCATCTCCGACGAGGAGATCCAGGCCGTCGTCGAGGCCACCAAGGCCCAAGCCGAGCCGGAGTTCATCGAAGGCGTCACCGCCGCCAAGGCGACGGGGGAGCGCGGCGACGTCGACCCCGACATCGGCGACGACATGGACGTCCTCCTCCAAGCCGTCGAACTCGTCGTGTCCTCGCAGTTCGGCTCGACGTCGATGCTGCAGCGCAAGCTGCGGGTCGGGTTCGCCAAGGCGGGCCGCCTGATGGACCTGATGGAGACCCGGCAGATCGTCGGGCCGTCGGAGGGGTCGAAGGCGCGCGAGGTGCTGGTCAAGCCCGACGAGCTGGCGGGCACCCTGGCGTTGATCCGTGGCGGGGCGGACGCCAACGGGGCCGACGCCGAGGAGCCCGACTTCTGA
- a CDS encoding putative quinol monooxygenase, which translates to MPVVVVATMTAKPDSVDAVRDACVKAIEAVHSEPGCELYSLHEANGTFVFVEQWADEEALKTHSTAPAISALFGAVGEHLDGAPDIKMLTPVVAGDPAKGQLRS; encoded by the coding sequence ATGCCAGTCGTCGTCGTCGCCACCATGACCGCCAAGCCCGACTCCGTCGACGCGGTGCGGGACGCGTGCGTCAAGGCCATCGAGGCGGTGCACTCCGAGCCGGGTTGCGAGCTGTACTCGTTGCACGAGGCCAACGGCACCTTCGTCTTCGTCGAGCAGTGGGCCGACGAGGAGGCGTTGAAGACGCACAGCACCGCCCCCGCGATCAGCGCACTGTTCGGCGCGGTCGGCGAACACCTCGACGGCGCACCGGACATCAAGATGCTCACGCCGGTGGTCGCAGGCGATCCCGCCAAGGGTCAGCTCCGGAGCTGA
- a CDS encoding amino-acid N-acetyltransferase, giving the protein MTEAPGSDGFVVRRARTSDVPHIKALVDIYAGRILLEKNLVTLYEAVQEFWVAELDGEVVGCGALHVLWSDLGEVRTVAAHPKVRGRGVGHAVVERLLDVARELRLERIFVLTFETDFFASHGFEEIDGTPVTAEVYDEMRRSYDIGVAEFLDLSYVKPNTLGNTRMLLLL; this is encoded by the coding sequence GTGACCGAGGCGCCCGGAAGTGACGGTTTCGTGGTCCGTCGTGCCCGTACGTCGGACGTGCCGCACATCAAGGCTCTCGTCGACATCTACGCCGGCCGAATCCTGCTGGAGAAGAACCTCGTCACTCTCTACGAGGCGGTCCAGGAGTTCTGGGTGGCCGAACTCGACGGCGAGGTGGTGGGCTGCGGCGCTCTGCACGTCCTGTGGTCGGACCTCGGCGAGGTGCGCACCGTCGCAGCCCACCCGAAGGTCCGCGGGCGCGGCGTCGGACACGCCGTGGTCGAGCGGCTGCTCGACGTGGCGCGCGAATTGCGGCTCGAGCGCATCTTCGTGTTGACCTTCGAGACGGACTTCTTCGCCTCGCACGGGTTCGAGGAGATCGACGGCACGCCGGTCACCGCCGAGGTGTACGACGAGATGCGGCGGTCTTACGACATCGGCGTCGCCGAGTTCCTCGACCTGTCCTACGTCAAGCCCAACACCCTCGGAAACACCCGAATGCTGTTGCTGCTGTAG
- the pgsA gene encoding CDP-diacylglycerol--glycerol-3-phosphate 3-phosphatidyltransferase, translated as MRNGYSVAVPSQSESNPVVPHVSVVNVANLLTGLRVVLVPVFLAALFVGDGHETFWRLVAFAVFTVAVITDRIDGEIARAYGMVTEFGKLADPIADKALIGAALIGLSLLGDLPWWVTVVILVREIAVTLLRFAVIRTGVIPASRGGKLKTLVQAVAIGLFVLPLSGAWLTGAWVLMVAAVVLTVLTGLDYVLSAVRGARTA; from the coding sequence ATGCGCAACGGATATTCTGTTGCGGTGCCGAGCCAGTCTGAGAGCAATCCAGTGGTTCCGCACGTCAGCGTCGTCAACGTCGCCAACCTCCTGACTGGCCTGCGGGTCGTACTGGTGCCGGTGTTCCTCGCGGCGCTCTTCGTCGGTGACGGACACGAAACATTTTGGCGTCTGGTGGCTTTCGCGGTGTTCACCGTCGCGGTGATCACCGATCGGATCGACGGCGAGATCGCCCGCGCCTACGGCATGGTGACCGAGTTCGGCAAGCTCGCCGACCCGATCGCCGACAAGGCGCTGATCGGCGCCGCCCTGATCGGTCTGTCGCTGCTGGGGGACCTGCCGTGGTGGGTAACCGTGGTGATCCTGGTGCGTGAGATAGCCGTCACACTGCTGCGTTTCGCGGTCATCCGCACGGGCGTCATTCCCGCCAGCCGGGGCGGCAAGCTCAAGACCTTGGTGCAGGCCGTCGCGATCGGCCTCTTCGTGCTCCCGCTGTCCGGCGCGTGGTTGACCGGGGCGTGGGTGCTCATGGTCGCCGCCGTCGTGCTCACCGTGCTCACGGGATTGGACTACGTGCTGTCGGCCGTGCGCGGGGCGCGCACCGCCTGA
- a CDS encoding thiamine pyrophosphate-dependent enzyme, which produces MPDDPNPEVLRGFSPSQCLEVFDAQLGSRHLDLAARWLRSRGKGFYTIGSAGHESNAGVAAALRPTDPALLHYRSGGFFLARAAQVDGSDPLRDVLLGLVAATEEPISGGRHKVFGRHDLNVIPQTSTIASHLPRALGVAFSIARARKLGVESAWPTDALAVCSFGDASANHSTAVGAINAAMHTAYQGLPMPLLLVCEDNGIGISTRTPQGWIARTYDDREGLRYFSADGRDLPSVLAVAGEAAAFVRTHRKPAFLHLRTVRLMGHAGSDYEPAYRKPDEITADFARDPLTCTARLLVEAGVVDPQQLLDAYEAKRTRVLDMAAEVAELAQLDEPAAVMAPLRESLADAVSATEEAAAAPRDDSTGGATPVTVAQAINRALEGVLAAQPEALVFGEDVARKGGVYGVTRGLQAQYGTARVFDTLLDEQSILGLALGAGVSGLLPIPEIQYLAYLHNAADQIRGEAATLQFFSNRQYRNPMVVRIAGYGYQKGFGGHFHNDDSITAIRDIPGVVVASPARPDDAAALLRSCVLAAKTAGTVCIFLEPIALYHTRDLYDDGDDLWLAPDTGEVAPLGRARTHGDGADLTIVTFGNGLRMSLRVSRRLAELGIFARVVDLRWLAPLPVRDILSEAAATGRVLVVDETRESGGVSEGVVTALIDHGYAGGLARVASRDSFIPLGDAALEVLLSEDTITDAAIKLVRSTQR; this is translated from the coding sequence GTGCCGGATGATCCGAATCCCGAAGTGCTACGGGGATTCTCGCCGTCGCAGTGCCTCGAGGTCTTCGACGCGCAGCTGGGCAGCAGGCACCTCGACCTGGCCGCGCGGTGGCTACGGTCGCGGGGCAAGGGCTTCTACACGATCGGTTCGGCAGGCCACGAGAGCAACGCGGGCGTCGCGGCGGCGTTGCGCCCCACCGACCCCGCGCTGCTGCACTACCGCTCCGGCGGCTTCTTCCTCGCCCGCGCGGCCCAGGTCGACGGCAGCGACCCGCTGCGCGACGTCCTGCTCGGGCTGGTGGCCGCCACGGAGGAACCGATCTCCGGGGGCAGGCACAAGGTGTTCGGCCGCCACGACCTGAACGTGATCCCGCAGACCTCGACCATCGCCTCCCATCTGCCGAGGGCGCTCGGCGTGGCGTTCTCGATAGCCAGGGCGCGCAAGCTTGGCGTCGAGAGCGCCTGGCCCACCGATGCACTCGCGGTGTGCAGTTTCGGGGACGCCTCGGCCAACCACTCGACCGCGGTCGGTGCCATCAATGCCGCGATGCACACCGCCTATCAAGGTCTGCCGATGCCGCTGCTACTGGTGTGCGAGGACAACGGGATCGGCATCAGCACGCGGACGCCGCAGGGTTGGATCGCGCGGACCTACGACGACCGCGAGGGGCTGCGGTACTTCAGCGCCGACGGCCGTGACCTGCCGTCGGTTCTCGCGGTCGCAGGCGAGGCTGCGGCGTTCGTCCGCACGCACCGCAAGCCCGCGTTCCTGCACCTGCGCACCGTGCGCCTGATGGGTCACGCAGGATCGGACTACGAACCGGCATACCGCAAACCGGACGAGATCACGGCCGACTTCGCCCGAGATCCGCTGACCTGCACCGCCCGGCTGCTCGTCGAGGCCGGGGTCGTCGACCCTCAGCAGCTGCTCGACGCCTACGAGGCGAAGCGCACGCGCGTGCTGGACATGGCCGCCGAGGTGGCCGAACTCGCTCAGCTCGACGAGCCCGCCGCGGTGATGGCGCCACTGCGCGAGAGCCTCGCCGACGCCGTCTCGGCCACCGAGGAGGCGGCCGCTGCGCCCCGGGACGACTCCACCGGCGGGGCCACGCCGGTCACCGTCGCGCAGGCGATCAACCGGGCGCTGGAAGGGGTACTGGCAGCGCAACCCGAGGCACTGGTGTTCGGCGAGGACGTCGCACGCAAGGGCGGCGTCTACGGCGTGACGCGCGGCCTGCAGGCGCAATACGGCACCGCGCGGGTGTTCGACACGCTGCTCGACGAGCAGTCCATCCTCGGCCTCGCCCTGGGCGCCGGGGTCTCGGGCCTGTTGCCCATCCCCGAGATCCAGTACCTGGCCTACCTGCACAACGCCGCCGACCAGATTCGCGGCGAGGCTGCGACCCTGCAGTTCTTCTCCAACCGGCAGTACCGCAACCCGATGGTCGTCCGCATCGCCGGGTACGGCTACCAGAAGGGGTTTGGCGGGCACTTCCACAACGACGACTCGATCACCGCGATCCGGGACATCCCCGGCGTGGTCGTCGCCTCGCCGGCCCGCCCGGACGACGCTGCGGCGCTGCTGCGTTCGTGCGTGCTCGCCGCCAAGACGGCGGGCACCGTCTGCATCTTCCTCGAGCCCATCGCGCTCTACCACACCCGCGACCTCTACGACGACGGCGACGATCTGTGGCTCGCGCCCGACACCGGCGAGGTCGCGCCGCTGGGTCGCGCCCGAACCCACGGCGACGGCGCCGATCTGACCATCGTGACGTTCGGCAACGGGCTGCGGATGAGCCTGCGCGTGTCGCGTCGGCTGGCCGAACTCGGCATCTTCGCGCGCGTGGTCGACCTGCGCTGGCTCGCACCACTTCCGGTGCGCGACATCTTGTCCGAGGCGGCGGCAACCGGCCGCGTGCTGGTCGTCGACGAGACCCGCGAGAGTGGCGGTGTCAGCGAGGGTGTCGTGACCGCGCTGATCGACCATGGCTACGCGGGCGGTCTGGCGCGGGTGGCGAGCCGCGACAGCTTCATTCCGCTGGGCGATGCGGCACTGGAGGTGCTGCTGTCCGAGGACACGATCACCGATGCCGCCATCAAGCTGGTGCGTTCGACGCAGCGCTGA